From the genome of Gryllotalpicola protaetiae:
CGCATAGAGCCAGAGCTCGTCGGCGACGGCGTAGAGCAGCAGCGCCGCAGCCGTCGCGAAGCTGAACACCGCCGCCATCGGCCGCAGCCCGACACGATCGGCGAGTCTGCCGAGTGGCATCGCAGACGCGAGCGCCGTCGCCCCGGCGAGCGCCAGCACGAGGCCGACGCTGCCGTCGCCGAAGCCGATGACGCGCGTGAAGTAGAGGACGACGGTCGCGATCGCCGCGCCCTCGACGGTCGAGCTGATCGCTTGAATCCGCCCGACCGTGCGGGTGGCACTCGCTGTGCTGCTGCTCATGCAGATGACGCTAGGAAAGATCGACCCGAGCGTGAATGACACATCCCGGTCAGAAAAGTGGGCCATTTCGGCATCCGCCGTGTCATGCTCTGGCCATGACCGCGCCCGCACTCGCCGGCCTCGACGTGCATCTCGAGCTCTCGCGCACCCGACCGGCTCAGTCACTCGAAGCCGCGCTGCGCGGCGCCGTCACCGACGGCCGCCTCGCGCCCGGAACCCGCCTGCCCGCCGCGCGTTCGCTCGCGCGCGACCTCGCGATCAGCCGGAACACCGTCGCAGAGGTCTACGCGCGGCTCGCAGCCGAGGGGTGGCTCGCCTCGCGCGTCGGCGCCGGCACATGGGTCGCGGAGCGCACGGCGGGGGCAGGCGTCGCGAGGCAGGCGCCCCTCGTGCCTCCGAGCCGCGCCCCGATCGAGCTGCGCGGCGGCATTCCAGACGGCTCCGCCTTCCCGCGCCGGGAATGGCTCGCCGCACTTCGCCGCGTCACCGCGGGCCCGGCGCTCCTCGGCTACCCGGACCCGTCCGGCGTCCGCGAGCTGCGGGCGGCGCTCGCCGGCTACACCGCCCGCACGCGCGGCGTCGTGGCATCGGCCGAGACGATCGCCGTGGGCACGGGCTTCGGCGAGCTGCTGCGATTCATCTGCTCCGCACTGCGCGGCCGCGGCGCGACCCGCGTTGCCGTCGAGCAGTTCGGTCACGAGCGGCACCGCGCGATCATCGCCGCCGCAGGTCTGCGCCCGGTGCCGCTTCCCGTCGACGACCAGGGGGCGGTCCTCGACGAGCTCGCCGACTGCGCCGCCGTCCTGCTCACTCCCGCGCACCAGTTCCCGACCGGCGTTCCGCTATCGCCCGAGCGGCGCCGCGCCGTCGTCGAATGGGCGCACCGCGCCGACGCGCTCGTGATCGAGGACGACTACGACGGCGAGTTCCGCTACGACCGGCGCAGCATCGGCGCCCTGCAGGCGCTCGCGCCCGACAGGGTCGCCTACCTCGGCACAGCGAGCAAGGCGGTCTCTCCCTCTGTCGGGCTCGCGTGGGCGGTCGTGCCGCACTGGCTGCACGTGGAGATGCGGGAGCAGCGCGAGCTCTCCGGCGGGCGCCCCGCCGCGCTCCAGCAGCACGCCCTCGCCGAGTTCATCGCCGCCCATGACTACGACCACAGCGTGCGCCGGCTGCGTGCGGAGTATCGCGCGCGCCGCATCCGCCTCGAGAACCTGGTCGAAGCCCAATTGAGCGGATGCAGCATCGAGGGTCTCCTCGCGGGTTTGCAGGTCCTCGTGCGTCTGCCGGCGGGAACCGACGAGCAGGAGATCGCGGCCGTCGCGCTCGAGCGCGGCGTGCTCGTCGACGGCCTCGACTCGTATCGAGCGCCCGGCTCGCCGCCTGTGGCGCCCGGACTGGTCGTCGGCTTTGCCGCGCCCTCGCCCGCACAGTTCGATCGTGCGCTTGTGCAGCTCGCGGCCTCCGTTCGCGCCGTTCTCGATTGACCCGGGATTCCGGCCGCGCAATGTCCTCGAATCCGAGCCGCGCCGCTTCTTAGCCTGGCGACATGACCATCACCGACAGCGAGTACGTCGCCATCCCTGTCCGCTTCGACTTCGACGCCATCGTCCCCGGCTTCAGCCGCGCGGTGACCGCTCTTCACGAGGCCGCGGAGCGCGAAGCCGACCGGGTCGGAATCGACCGCGGCCTGCGCGAGCTCGTCAGGCTGCGGGCTTCGCAGCTCAACGGCTGCGCCTACTGCGTCGATCCGCACAGCCGCGACGCCCGCCGCGCGGGCGTGGCCGTGCAGCGCATCGACGCCGTCGCGATCTGGCAGGATTCCGGGCTGTTCACCGCCGCGGAGCGCGCGGCGCTCGGCCTCGCCGAGTCGGTCACTCTGAAGGCGCAGACCCACGTGCCCGACGAGCCCGTGGCCGAGGCTCAGGCCCGCTTCGGTGACGACGGTGTGGCCGCGCTGCTCGCCCTCATCACGGCGATCAACGCCTGGAACACGATCGGTGTGACCGCGCGCCCGTGGCCGACCGCGGTGCGCGTCGCCGACTGAGCCTGCCGCGCGGATTGGTTACATCGCCGCCATGTCGGCGAAGCGCGAGTACGCCCCCTGGAATGCGACCGCGACGTCACGCGT
Proteins encoded in this window:
- a CDS encoding PLP-dependent aminotransferase family protein, yielding MTAPALAGLDVHLELSRTRPAQSLEAALRGAVTDGRLAPGTRLPAARSLARDLAISRNTVAEVYARLAAEGWLASRVGAGTWVAERTAGAGVARQAPLVPPSRAPIELRGGIPDGSAFPRREWLAALRRVTAGPALLGYPDPSGVRELRAALAGYTARTRGVVASAETIAVGTGFGELLRFICSALRGRGATRVAVEQFGHERHRAIIAAAGLRPVPLPVDDQGAVLDELADCAAVLLTPAHQFPTGVPLSPERRRAVVEWAHRADALVIEDDYDGEFRYDRRSIGALQALAPDRVAYLGTASKAVSPSVGLAWAVVPHWLHVEMREQRELSGGRPAALQQHALAEFIAAHDYDHSVRRLRAEYRARRIRLENLVEAQLSGCSIEGLLAGLQVLVRLPAGTDEQEIAAVALERGVLVDGLDSYRAPGSPPVAPGLVVGFAAPSPAQFDRALVQLAASVRAVLD
- a CDS encoding carboxymuconolactone decarboxylase family protein, coding for MTITDSEYVAIPVRFDFDAIVPGFSRAVTALHEAAEREADRVGIDRGLRELVRLRASQLNGCAYCVDPHSRDARRAGVAVQRIDAVAIWQDSGLFTAAERAALGLAESVTLKAQTHVPDEPVAEAQARFGDDGVAALLALITAINAWNTIGVTARPWPTAVRVAD